CCATCCGCAGCTTGACCGGTCGCGCCGTCGCAGCTGCTTTAATGGCGTCACAGATACGCACTCTGGACTCTTCAAGAAACTGCTTGGTACCCAAGTTCGGCTTCTGAATAATCTCGACGGCTCCGTATTCCAATGCCTTGAGCAGAGTTTCCGATCCATCTTCCACCAGGCTAGAACACATCACTACCGGGATCGGATGTTGACTCATGATCTTCTGCAGAAAGGTCAAGCCGTCCATGCGTGGCATTTCAACATCGAGAGTAATAACATCGGGAATCTGCTGTTTGAGACGTTCCGCAGCCACAAACGGGTCGCTGGCCGTGGCAATCACCTCTATGCGTGGATCGGACTCAAGCACCGACTGTAACGCCTGACGCACCACAGCAGAGTCATCGATGATCAGCACTTTAATTTTAGCCATTTGTCACCTCATTGAAATACGGCAGGACGACTTTCAGCGCATCACACGGACGTGTCAGATGCTCAAGATACACCCGAGGGAACTAGGTGCATCGTGTTCATTCTTTCGCAAGTAGGGCTGCAACATGAAGCTCATTGGCAATTTGACACCTCAGAACCCAAGCCATCAACGGGTCTAACGTCTCTCCCCCCACCGTACCTCCCGGCATAGAGGCAGTATCAGCAGTCTCGAGGAGCTGGAATCGTTTTTTTGCGCTAGATGAGACGGTAGACTGTTGGTGCAACCTGATGCAACGGCACAGAAAAACCGTGCAAAGACTCCGAATGGCCCAAAAACAGAAAACCATCATCCTTTAAATGGTGACAGAATTTTCCGACCAGTTTTTCCTGAGTCGTTTTGTCGAAGTAAATAATAACATTTCGGCAAAAGATCACATCTACTTTATCCGGCAATTGAAACGTACTGTCCATAAAATTGAGTCGTCCGAAGCGCACTTTTTTCCGCAGATCCGGCGAAATACGCACCAACTCATTGCCGGAATCCTTATGTTTCAGCAGGTAACGTTTGCGTAATTGCTCGGCGACTGGAGCAATGCGTTCTTTGTGATACACAGCCGTCCTGGCATGGTCGAGTACCCGTGTTGAAATATCCGTGGCAATAATTTCAAAATCGAATCCCGGATGCTGCTGGGCATAGTCATTGAGAACCATGGCCATGGTGTAAGGCTCCTCCCCGGTGGAACAACCGGCACTCCAGATCCTGAACCGGCGTCCATGGCGGTGTCCCGCCTGCCAGGAGGACAATACCTGCGAGGTCAAATAGTCAAAATGACCGCTTTCACGAAAGAAATCGGTTTTGTTGGTCGTCACCACGTCAAACAGATGAACATGCTCCATCTGCTCTCCCTGAGGGGAAAACAGGTACTCGCAATAATCTTCAACACAGGACAATTTCAAGGCACGCAGTCGTTTTCCCAGTCGACCTTGCAACATCGTGCGTTTTGAGTCAGAGATTTTAATACCCAACTTCTGGTAAATAAACAGGGATAACCGCTGAAAATCACGCTGAGTCAGTTCCACGACCCCTCCTCGACACTGCGGACAGAACAACGCCAACCATAGCTTCCTCTAATCTCAATCAGCTTAAAAACCCTCTGGCGGAAGCTACCTTCCACCAGAGGGCCGGAGTTCTGTCTTTACGGATTAATATTCCTCAAACTCACTGTCCAGTGAATCGCGTCCTGCCCCCATATCCAGAGCCAACCCTGAAGCCGGCTCAGTTTTTTTCGCGGGCGGTATGGCAATCTTTTTCATTGTCGGCTCAATACGGCGCGGTGGCGTTTTCACCGTTGTGCCGCCTTCAACTCGAAAGAAATCAATGGTGTCCTGTAATTGCGAGGCTTGCGCATTAAGTTCCTCAGAAGTGGACGCCATCTCTTCAGCAGCAGACGCATTCTGCTGAATGACCTGATCCAATTGTTGAATCGCTTTATTGACCTGATCAGCCCCGGTATCCTGCTCTTTGCTGGCTGCGGCAATTTCCTGGACCAGTTCAGCAGTGCGTTGGATATCCGGCACCATTTTGGCCAGCATCTCACCGGCATTCTCCGCCACCTCGACACTGCTCGACGACAGATCACTGATTTCAGCCGCAGCACTCTGGCTGCGCTCAGCCAGTTTACGTACTTCCGAAGCTACCACGGCAAACCCTTTGCCATGCTCACCAGCTCGTGCCGCTTCGATCGCCGCATTGAGTGCCAGCAGATTGGTCTGGCGGGCAATCTCTTCGATAATCGAGATCTTCTCAGCAATATCCTTCATGGCCTTAACGGTTTCAGCCACAGCTTCACCGCCACTCTGAGCATCCTGAGACGACTTGATGGCTATCTTTTCCGTCTGCATGGCGTTATCGGCATTTTGCTTGATATTCGCCGCCATCTCTTCCATGGACGAGGACGCTTCTTCAGCAGCCGCAGCCTGCTCTGTGGCACCCTGACTCATCTCTTCGGAACTGGCCGAGAGCTCCTGGCTACCGGCCGCCACATTGGTGGAGGCACCTTTAACGTTTTCCACCACGTCTTTGAGCTTTTCCACCATGTTGGCAACCGAACCATAGACACTATGGCGGTTTTTATCCGTAACATCCAATTTCTGAGTCAGGTCGCCTTCCGCCAGCACTCCCATCACCCTCTCGATAATCGCCGGATCACATCCGAGCTGGCGCATCACGCCACGAATCAGCAGAAGGGCAATGACAGCACCTAAAATAATTGCTGCAACAACCAGGACCATGATCAATTGAACGGCCTTTTCATTCGACGCCTGCACCTGAGGTCCAAGTTGGTCCTGGATCTCTTTGACATCCAGCTTGACATCTTCAAACTCGGCCGCAACCTTCGGGCCAAGGACATCAAGGCTATTCTTGATGTAATCGTTGCGCTCGAAGATTGTCGTTGTAATTTCCTCGAACACCTTAGCGTATTTTTCACTAGTCTCCCTGGCTTCAACTAACAGCGTCCGGCGCTGTTGATTCTGCAGGTTTTCTTCAAGAAGACGATAATACTTGTCCAGTGCTGAAAACTCCTGATTAACCCGGTCAATCGCCTGTTGAGAGTTCCCCTCGAGAAATTTCATGACATACAACCGGGCCAACAACAAACTGCGCAGCGCCTGGCTGCTGTAATAGGCCGCTTCCATATCACCATCCACTCGCGCGCTCTCAAGGATTTTGGTAAGCGCCTTTTCTATCATTGGCCCAGTGATATTAACGCCATTATTAACAAGGTCATCCCGGTGATTCATCAGCACCACGACTTTTTCAAAATCTGTCTTATATGCGTTTAAATCTTCTGTTGCCACACCCAACATTGCAGACCGTTTGGGATCTTCAATCAATTCATGCGCCTGATTGAGAAACTCCATCGTCTTCTGCAGATAGTCCTGATACTGTTGCTGATCCTCCTCGCTGCCGGTAATGATAAAATCTTTGACATTCATGCGCACCATGAGCATGTTGGCCTGCACGCGTCCGGACAGGTTGGTTTCTTTGGCCAGTTCACGATAATCTCCAAAACCATCTGCAGCCGTGTTCAGAGCGTTATAGCCAATACCGCCAACAGCCATGAGCAGCACCAGTACAACGGCAAAACCCAAAATCAGTTTTTTCGCCAGTGTCATGTTGGTTAACATCTATCTATCCCCCTTAGTCGAGTTGAAAGATCACGCTTTAGTGGCATCACTGTTTTGCTGAATCAGCGAAATTTCATCAGCCGAGAATACCCGGTCAATATCCAGAATAATGATGAATTCGTCGTTGTGCTTACCCATGCCACGGATAAACTCCGTATCAAGCTTGGTGCCGATGCGTGGCGGTGGTTCGATCTGGTCGGGGTCGAGTTCGAGCACTTCCTGGACTGAGTCGACCAGGGCGCCGAGCACGCTGGGTTCGCCGTCCATGACCACTTCGGTGATGATAATGCAGGTGTTGACGGTGGCTTCGGCTTCACGCATGCTGAATTTGACCCGCATGTCGACGACGGGGACAACGCTGCCACGCAGATTGATAACGCCACGCATGAAGATGGGAGTCTGCGGCACTTTGGTGACATCAGTGAAGTCGAGTACTTCGCGTACTTTGGCGATTTCGAGAGCAAAGACTTCTTCGTCGAGCTTGAAGGTCAGATATTGGTTCATCTGCTCCAAATCTTCTGCGGACATGGTGGTTCTCCTTTCCCCTTATGCTTAATCGTGTTGTCTAAAACCTGTAGGTGTTTTTTACGGTTGGCTGACACGCCCCTCCTCACTGGCTTTCTGCATCAGATAAACAATGTCGAGAATAAGAGCAACACTGCCGTCACCGAGGATGGTGGCGCCGGAGACACACTGCACATCGCGATACATGGGGCCGAGGGATTTGATAACGGTCTGGTGTTCGCCGATGACGTTGTCGACGACGAAACCGAGCTGCTGGCCGTTGATCTGGGTGATGACGATCTGCTGTACTGCGGGCCGGTTGCCGTCGATGGCAAATTCTTCGCGTAACGGAACGTAGGGCACCAGGTGGCCGCGAACCTTGGCGAGATTGCGGCCGTGAGAGTCGTGGATGTCTTGGGCGGTGAGTTCGATGCATTCTTCAACGGCGGACAGGGGCAGTACGTAGCGGCCGTCACCGATCTGGACGAGCAGGCTTTCGATGATGGCGAGGGTCAGGGGGATGCGCAGGCTAACGGTGCTGCCCTGGCCTTTTTGACTGTCGAGGGTGATGCTGCCGCGTAATGATTCGATGGCGCGTTTGACGACGTCCATGCCGACGCCGCGCCCGGACAGGCCGGTGACTTGCTGGGCGGTGGAGAAGCCGGGGGCGAAGATGAGGTTGAGCAGGTCGGTGTGGCTCAGTTGGTCGTCGGCGCCGATGACGCCTTTGCTGATGGCTTTTTGGCGGATCACTTCGGGATCCATGCCTTTGCCGTCGTCGCTGATGTTGATGATGACGCTGTCGCCGGAGTGTTCGGCGCTTAAGTGGACCTGGCCGGTGCGGGGCTTGCCGGCGGCAACGCGGTCGTCGGGCATCTCGATGCCGTGGTCCATGCTGTTGCGGATGATGTGGACGAGGGGGTCGCCGAGTTGCTCGATGACGGTTTTGTCGAGTTCGGTGTCGGCGCCGGTGGTTTTGAGTTCGACTTCTTTGCCGAGATCGGCGCTGATGTCGCGCACGAGGCGTTTGAATTTGCTGAACGTGCTGCCGATGGGTAGCATGCGGATGTTGAGGGTGCTGTCGCGTAAGTCTTCGGTGAGGCGTTCGACTTCTTCGGCGATGGAGAGCAAATCGGCGTCGTGACGCTGGTTGGCGACCTGGCTGAGGCGCGACTGGACGGTGACCATTTCACCGACGAGGTTGACGAGGTCGTCGAGTTTGTCAGCGGGGACGCGCAGGCTGCTGGCACCTTGGCTTTTTTCTTTTTTCTTTTCTTTGAGTTTTCGAATCTCCTGCTGTTCGAGCAGGGCGGAGTCGACTTGGTCACGACTGACAAGATTCGCTTCGACGAGCAGATCGCCGATACGTTTGTTGTGGGCGAGGACGTCGTCGATTTCGGCCTGGCTGATCTCGCCGCGTTCAATGAGAATGTCACCGAGGCGTTTGCGGTCCATGCCATCCTCATCGCTGCCGAGATCAATCGCTTTGATAATCAGTTCGCAATCGTCTTCGACAAAGATGAACACGTCACGGATAGCATCTTCGCCACAGTCGCTGGTGAGGATGATATCCCAGCTGGCATAGCAGTCTTCAGCATTAAGCTCGTCCAAAGCTCGGACATTTGCTTTATGGGCGATGGTCCGACAGGTGCCGAGTTCGGCGAGTTCATCGAGCAGTTGGGCAATGGAGGTGCCGTTGTGCATAATATCGAGTGATGGCCGAAAGCGGATACGGTAGGTGGTGTAGTCGTTTTTGGTGTCGGCGTTGTCAGCGTCAGCTACCGACGCGGCGAGGGTGGCTGGTGCGCTGCCACCTCCGGCAAGAGCCTGGAACTGTGCAACGAGGTCTGCACCCTGGGCGGCGTATCCCCCCTGTTCTTCAGCGTCGCAATCGAGCAGGGCAAGGATATGGTCACGGGCCTTGAGCGACAGATCAACGAGTTGTTTGGTGACGGGCAACTCACCGTTACGCACCAGATCGAAGACGGTTTCAACTTCGTGGGTGAATTCGGAGATGGTGGTAAACCCGAACATGGCACCGGAGCCTTTGATAGTGTGCATGGCCCGGAACACTTTGCTGATGGTCTCGTGGTCGTCGGGCTGTTCTTCAAGCTCTAGCAGCGAATCTTCGAGTTCACTGAGCAGTTCGTAGGCTTCTTCCTTAAAGGCATTTTGTGGGGCATCCTGCATGGGCGTCCTCGTCTTTGCTCGGCGGTTTTAGGTGAGGTTTTCCGGTATCCACAGGCATTTCATCGGATCTTCGGCCTCGTTGCAGGCCTGATCGCGAAAGAAGCCGAGGGATTGAGCACGATCGATAAAGGCTTCGGTGCATTGGCCTTTGATCTGGAAGTGTTTGCCATACTTCTGAGCGTATTTGTTGGCGCTGCATAAGAGCTGCAACACGCTGTAATCGACATCGGTGACGGCGGCCATGTCAAGAATCACGTGGTCATGGCTCTGCAGGGCACTGAGCAGATCGTTTTTAAGTTGGCCGATGGTGGCGATACCCAGATCACCGCTGACAATCAGCAGTTGATAGGCTGCGCCGTCACTGTTTTGAATGGTTTTGCTTTCCAGTTCAAACATGGCTTCTCCGTTGTGGCCTGTCTAGCAGGATGTTGAAAAGGTCCCATCCAGGGCCTTTTCAATGACGCAAGCCGAAAATGCGATTTCCGTCTTGCTTACAAAATCAAGGGCTTGAAAACCTGTCCTTGATTTTGGTCGCCCGTCCATGGGCTCCACAGGCTGTTTTTCAACAGCCTGTTTAGCCGAGCACTTTTTTGACGACACCGAGCAGTTTTTGCGGATCAAAGGGTTTGACCAGCCAGCCGGTAAGCCCCGCGGCTTTGCCTTTGGCCTTGAAGTCGGCTCCGGCTTCGGTGGTGAGCATCAGAATCGGGGTGAATTTGTAGGTGGGCGCGGCGCGCAGTTTCTGTACCAGGGTCAGCCCGTCCATCACCGGCATGTTGAGGTCGGTGAGCACCAGGTCAACTTTGTGTTTTTGCGCGGCGGCGAGAGCTTCCTGACCGTTGCCGGCTTCAATCACCTGATAACCGGCACCTTTGAGAGTGAAGGACACCATCTGCAGGATCGATTTTGAATCATCGACCGCTAACACTGTTTTTGCCATAGAGTCTGTTCTCCTTTTGCTTTATCTCTCTGTGTTCTTGATTATTTACTTAGACCAACTCAAAAAAGCTCAATGTCACCTTCGTCCATGTTTTTTTGCGACACCGGATTGTGGTGGCTTTCGCGAACCAGTCGAGCTGAACTCTTCAAAATCATTTCCAGAACCTCGCTCTGCCCGGCGAGATCCCCGTCCTCAATCGCGGGCAACTGTTGCGATTGCTGCGCGACACTGTGTATCAATTCGTCCATGGCCGTAAGTCGCCGGGTAACCGTTCCAATGACCTGGGTGGACATGTCCTGAAACTGCAACGATGTCACCGCTTGACGCACAAGCTGCGATACATCTTCGGCAATAGACGAAATCTGACCCGCGCTTTTTTCAACCATCTGATTGAATTGTTGCGCCTGATCCATGGTGGTGCTGATATGATCACTTTCTTCTGTCACCAACTGGCTGGAGTTCTCGGAGAGTTCCCGAATGGATGTGCCGACATGTCCCAAAGCCGTTGAGATCGCTTGGACCGAGGTATCAATCTGTTCACTGAAGCGATTGGAGCGAATAGACAGATTCCGCACCTCTTCAGCAACCACGGCAAATCCCTTTCCGGCGGTCCCTGCACGGGCGGCTTCGACAGCGGCATTGATAGCGAGCAGGTTGGTCTGATCGGCAATTTTGCGCACCTCACCAAGCATACCGAGAACTTTTTGGAACTGGTCTTGGGTTTCATCCATGGATGCAACAAGTCGATTTGTCTGACTGTTATTTTCGATGGTAGCATCCAGCAGACGTTGCATGACTGTTTCAATGTTTTCAAACAGGGCCTTAAAGGATGTCATCGCACTGTCATTGTCTTGTCCACGGGTTAACGTCACTGCCAGTTCTTTTTGTTCAACGGTTTTTTCCTCAAGTTCGCTGAAGCTGGCAATCAGTTTGGTTATGGCATCGGCAAGGATATTCTGCACCTGAGCATTTTCACTTTGCGCATCACGACATTGCCCGGTGATTTCTGTTTCCAGGCAGACAAATAGCTCCTGCGCGGCCGTGACAACATCACTGGAGGGCCCTTGTGCTGTCGGTGCCTTTTGGGTGCTCAACACGGCAACCCAGCTTCCTGTTAACGCCGTCAGCATCGAAGCAACAACAAGTAGTGGCCCCAGCCAGCCAAGGTCCGCCACTGCTGCAACTGCGACCAAGCTAACATTGACAATCAACACAACGATGACAATGTTTCGTACTGTTTTTTTCATCAAAGCTCCTCAGTTAAATTCATGAAATATCACTTCAAGCTGATTTTCATCGCGGCAGAACATGAGATGCCCATGAGATGCTGATTTCATACATCTCTTCAGTTGGCGTTCCAACATCTCATCCGTGCTGACAACACAGATGGGCACATGGAACTCTGACAAAGTGATCAGAAGCGGATCAACCTCTTTGAGATTTAGAATGATCGCGGCGACATTAATTGTATTGGCGCTACAAGTCTCCAGCCAATTCACCACATCTTCGAGGTGAAAAAATTCTACAACTTTATAACCACGCAATATCAGTGGTAGCCGGTGGGTAAATACCTGATTGATCGTATTCAGCACCACGACCTGTTTTGGTATTTCTGCCATCTTTTTCACCCATTGTTCTCTGGTCAACGCTTTGTTACTTTTTAGTAATGGCACGTTGCAACGGCTAAGCCAGATGAAAAAAAAAGACAACAATGTAAATAATTACAAGATATTGGCGACAACTACTTGGCTGCCTTACACGACAGAGAGGCTACAACAGAAATTGTAGACAAAATATTTCTAATGTCTACACGCGGCAAAAAAACTATGTAATTATCTGAAATAAAATAGTTTTTTTGATGGGAAACCACGAGTCACAACAAAAGGATGGCGACAACTTAAGTTGTCAGGCTTGATGCCCATATCGTGGCTCTAGATGAAAATACACGGTACAGCAATACGCTGCTCAGACAAGGTTTTGCAACATCGTGGCAAAGGTGAGGCAAAGCCGGCCCCGAAGGATTTGTGTCGACAGGGCACGAGCAGGATATTGAACAGTTCTCTCCGGGGGCATTCTGCTCTACACGCTGGAAATACAATTCACCCTGCTTGCAACATCAAGCCCTTAAAAACCCGTCCTTGATTTTGCCCGCCCGGCCACAAGCTCCGCAACGTGTTTTCAACAGCCTGCTACGAAGGTGACATTTTTTTCAAACGCTTACTCAACGCCTGCTGAGAAATACCCAGCAACGCTGCAGCTGTCCGTTGATTGCCCTGAGCACGACTCATGGCTTCTTCCACCAATAACCGCGACATCTCCTGCAAGCTGGGCAGGTGCTCCGGAAAAACCATCTCTTCAACCAGCTCGGTGATCCCACCGGAGGGTGTGGATAAGATTTTTTCTCGAAAGCCGTCTAGCGGCAGCACCCCAGAATGATAACGGCTCAACACATCGTAAATCATCGCCTGCAATTCACGCACATTGCCGGGAAAATGGTAGCAATGCAACAGGGTAATCAACTCTTTTTTAACCGCGGGCCGCGGTTTGGCAAGATCCACTGACGCCTGATCAACAAAGTAATTCACCAGCAAGGGGAGATCAGCACGTCGCTCTCTGAGCGGTGGGACAACAACCTGATGGGTGGCCAGACGGTAATAGAGGTCGGCTCGAAACCTCCCATCTTTTATCTTCTGTTCCAGATCAACATTGGTCGCACAAACGATACGTGCCTGAGACCGCTTTACCTTGTCACTACCGACGGGAAGGAACTCGCGTTCCTGAACAAGACGCAACAGTTTCACCTGGGAGTGCAGACTCAAGTCTCCGATTTCATCAAGAAAAAGCGTCCCATTGGCGGCCTGTTCTACCATCCCAAAACGTTTGCTGCTGGCTCCGGTAAAGGCACCGGCAACATGACCAAACAAGGTATCCGCGAACATGTCGTCATCTAACCCAGCAACGTTAACTGCGACCAGAGGCTGCTCCGGGCAGCTGAGCTGATGGACAGCACGGGCGATAAGTTCTTTGCCGGTCCCACTTTCGCCACAAATGAGAACCGGGTGACGGCTGGGTGAGACCGCCTCGAGATAATCCAACAGTTTAAACATGGCCGGATCATCAGTGACAATCTCTTCAAATGCCGCGTGCCGTGAGCGTGTCGCTAGCATTTTGCTGCGTAGACGCTGATTCTCCAGTTTAAGACTGTTAAATTCAATGGCCCGTTTAACACCGGCAATCAGCCGTTCCCGTTCTGCCGTTTTGATAAAAAAATCAAAAGCACCAGCCTTCATACAGCTTACGGCAACGTCCAGTTGGTTCATTCCGGTGATGACAATAACGGGAATTTCCGGAAACTCATGGCTGATCTGCTCAAGAAGCTCTTCGCCGCTGATGTGGGGCATAGTCAGATCGATCACTACGGTATCGACAACTTGATTTCTCAGAAGTGGCAGAACCTCACGGCTGTCGGAACTTTTAAGCACATTGTTGATCCCGCCGCGCTGACGCAAGGTCAGGGCAAAACTATGCAACCACGGCTCCTCGTCATCAACCAACAGAATCGGATGCTCAGGGTAGGGCATCATAGCATGGTTCCTTGGGGACAGTCGCTTAACGGCTCACCGATAACGGTAAAGAAATGACGGATAAAACGGTAGGTCAACCCCCAGAGGACCGGCAGTTCGCCACCAAGATCGATCCCTGGCACGGCAATCGATTTACCATGCCATGACACTGTCGCCAGGTGATGCTTCTCCGGGTCCTGCAGCGAGCGTAACGGCACCCAGAACGCTTTGGAGACTTCGTAGTTTTTTTCCAGCTCCGCAGCATTGTCAGCAATTGAGAATACAAAACAGCTGACACACACCGGAATGCGCACACCGTGATGATCATCCAGGCGCACGACGTAATCCTGTTGCGCCAGGCTCAATCCCACCTCCTCGCGGGTTTCACGCACTGCGGCATCATAGGCCGTGGCATCTTCGGGATCAATACGCCCACCTGGAAAACCGAGATTCCCGGACCAGGGATCGTTCGGATGTTTGGCCCGTTGAATCAGCAGCAACTCAATCCCCTGAGCACCATGACGCAAAATCAGGGCCACCGAGGCGCGACCTTTCTGATGCTGATCTTCAAGGGCAGCATACTGATGCCGTTGTAATGTGGCGATAATATGGTCCACGGTCCCCCCTTGTCGTCATTATTTGACTTCAGCCAACATCAATGCCCGTCGAGGTGCCGGATAGCCCTCGATGGTTTTCAACGCATCCTGAGGATCAAGAAAATCCGCTAGGGATTCCGTCTGAATCCACGGCGTTTTTCGTTGTTCCTCAGAGGTTGTTCGCGTCACGTCAATGCAGCGAATCTTGGTAAAACCGGCACGTGCCAGCCAATTGGCCAGACCATTGACCGTCGGCAGAAAGAACACATTGTTCATTTTGGCGTATCGGTCGCTTGGCGTCAATGCGACTTGCTCTTCTCCGGGGATCACCAGCGTTTCCAGAACCAGTTCGCCACCGCGCCGCAAGGTGCGTCGAATCCGGGTCAGAGTGTCAAGCGGAGAACGGACATGGTAAAGCACACCCATGTGAAACAGAGTATCAAAGCAACCAGTCATCTCAGGTAATTCTTCAAATTTCCCCGGCAATGTATAACAGCAGGGTTGCTTGAGCAGCTTCTGTAGCAGGCAATACTGAAAATAGAAGGTTTGATACGGTTCCAGACCAACCACTAATTTCGGATCTGCCGCAAGCATTCGGAACAGATAATAGCCACTGCTACTGCCAACGTCGAGAATCCGCCGTCCCTGCAAGGGCGCAATCTGTTCTTTGAGGCGATTCCACTTCAGGTAGGAGACCCATTCTGTATCCACTTCCGTACCAAGGATCTTAAAAGGGCCCTTACGCCAGGGTCGCAAACCGAACAAAGCGTGTTGAATCTTTTGATCCTGATCTGCTGGGAGCTCACCGGCCTTGCCGATAGACACCCAATCCCGGTCCAGATCAGCTTCAAGCTTCAGGTTGTCGGGGATATTCTCAAGCAGCTGCAGATACGCTTGGCTTTTTCTGTCACGTAGAAGAAATTGCCGTTTCTT
Above is a genomic segment from Desulfuromonas acetoxidans DSM 684 containing:
- a CDS encoding methyl-accepting chemotaxis protein, producing the protein MKKTVRNIVIVVLIVNVSLVAVAAVADLGWLGPLLVVASMLTALTGSWVAVLSTQKAPTAQGPSSDVVTAAQELFVCLETEITGQCRDAQSENAQVQNILADAITKLIASFSELEEKTVEQKELAVTLTRGQDNDSAMTSFKALFENIETVMQRLLDATIENNSQTNRLVASMDETQDQFQKVLGMLGEVRKIADQTNLLAINAAVEAARAGTAGKGFAVVAEEVRNLSIRSNRFSEQIDTSVQAISTALGHVGTSIRELSENSSQLVTEESDHISTTMDQAQQFNQMVEKSAGQISSIAEDVSQLVRQAVTSLQFQDMSTQVIGTVTRRLTAMDELIHSVAQQSQQLPAIEDGDLAGQSEVLEMILKSSARLVRESHHNPVSQKNMDEGDIELF
- a CDS encoding STAS domain-containing protein; protein product: MFELESKTIQNSDGAAYQLLIVSGDLGIATIGQLKNDLLSALQSHDHVILDMAAVTDVDYSVLQLLCSANKYAQKYGKHFQIKGQCTEAFIDRAQSLGFFRDQACNEAEDPMKCLWIPENLT
- a CDS encoding sigma-54-dependent transcriptional regulator, yielding MMPYPEHPILLVDDEEPWLHSFALTLRQRGGINNVLKSSDSREVLPLLRNQVVDTVVIDLTMPHISGEELLEQISHEFPEIPVIVITGMNQLDVAVSCMKAGAFDFFIKTAERERLIAGVKRAIEFNSLKLENQRLRSKMLATRSRHAAFEEIVTDDPAMFKLLDYLEAVSPSRHPVLICGESGTGKELIARAVHQLSCPEQPLVAVNVAGLDDDMFADTLFGHVAGAFTGASSKRFGMVEQAANGTLFLDEIGDLSLHSQVKLLRLVQEREFLPVGSDKVKRSQARIVCATNVDLEQKIKDGRFRADLYYRLATHQVVVPPLRERRADLPLLVNYFVDQASVDLAKPRPAVKKELITLLHCYHFPGNVRELQAMIYDVLSRYHSGVLPLDGFREKILSTPSGGITELVEEMVFPEHLPSLQEMSRLLVEEAMSRAQGNQRTAAALLGISQQALSKRLKKMSPS
- a CDS encoding chemotaxis protein CheW, which gives rise to MSAEDLEQMNQYLTFKLDEEVFALEIAKVREVLDFTDVTKVPQTPIFMRGVINLRGSVVPVVDMRVKFSMREAEATVNTCIIITEVVMDGEPSVLGALVDSVQEVLELDPDQIEPPPRIGTKLDTEFIRGMGKHNDEFIIILDIDRVFSADEISLIQQNSDATKA
- a CDS encoding response regulator; translation: MAKTVLAVDDSKSILQMVSFTLKGAGYQVIEAGNGQEALAAAQKHKVDLVLTDLNMPVMDGLTLVQKLRAAPTYKFTPILMLTTEAGADFKAKGKAAGLTGWLVKPFDPQKLLGVVKKVLG
- a CDS encoding chemotaxis protein CheA, with protein sequence MQDAPQNAFKEEAYELLSELEDSLLELEEQPDDHETISKVFRAMHTIKGSGAMFGFTTISEFTHEVETVFDLVRNGELPVTKQLVDLSLKARDHILALLDCDAEEQGGYAAQGADLVAQFQALAGGGSAPATLAASVADADNADTKNDYTTYRIRFRPSLDIMHNGTSIAQLLDELAELGTCRTIAHKANVRALDELNAEDCYASWDIILTSDCGEDAIRDVFIFVEDDCELIIKAIDLGSDEDGMDRKRLGDILIERGEISQAEIDDVLAHNKRIGDLLVEANLVSRDQVDSALLEQQEIRKLKEKKKEKSQGASSLRVPADKLDDLVNLVGEMVTVQSRLSQVANQRHDADLLSIAEEVERLTEDLRDSTLNIRMLPIGSTFSKFKRLVRDISADLGKEVELKTTGADTELDKTVIEQLGDPLVHIIRNSMDHGIEMPDDRVAAGKPRTGQVHLSAEHSGDSVIINISDDGKGMDPEVIRQKAISKGVIGADDQLSHTDLLNLIFAPGFSTAQQVTGLSGRGVGMDVVKRAIESLRGSITLDSQKGQGSTVSLRIPLTLAIIESLLVQIGDGRYVLPLSAVEECIELTAQDIHDSHGRNLAKVRGHLVPYVPLREEFAIDGNRPAVQQIVITQINGQQLGFVVDNVIGEHQTVIKSLGPMYRDVQCVSGATILGDGSVALILDIVYLMQKASEEGRVSQP
- a CDS encoding HAMP domain-containing methyl-accepting chemotaxis protein; this encodes MLTNMTLAKKLILGFAVVLVLLMAVGGIGYNALNTAADGFGDYRELAKETNLSGRVQANMLMVRMNVKDFIITGSEEDQQQYQDYLQKTMEFLNQAHELIEDPKRSAMLGVATEDLNAYKTDFEKVVVLMNHRDDLVNNGVNITGPMIEKALTKILESARVDGDMEAAYYSSQALRSLLLARLYVMKFLEGNSQQAIDRVNQEFSALDKYYRLLEENLQNQQRRTLLVEARETSEKYAKVFEEITTTIFERNDYIKNSLDVLGPKVAAEFEDVKLDVKEIQDQLGPQVQASNEKAVQLIMVLVVAAIILGAVIALLLIRGVMRQLGCDPAIIERVMGVLAEGDLTQKLDVTDKNRHSVYGSVANMVEKLKDVVENVKGASTNVAAGSQELSASSEEMSQGATEQAAAAEEASSSMEEMAANIKQNADNAMQTEKIAIKSSQDAQSGGEAVAETVKAMKDIAEKISIIEEIARQTNLLALNAAIEAARAGEHGKGFAVVASEVRKLAERSQSAAAEISDLSSSSVEVAENAGEMLAKMVPDIQRTAELVQEIAAASKEQDTGADQVNKAIQQLDQVIQQNASAAEEMASTSEELNAQASQLQDTIDFFRVEGGTTVKTPPRRIEPTMKKIAIPPAKKTEPASGLALDMGAGRDSLDSEFEEY
- a CDS encoding NUDIX hydrolase; amino-acid sequence: MDHIIATLQRHQYAALEDQHQKGRASVALILRHGAQGIELLLIQRAKHPNDPWSGNLGFPGGRIDPEDATAYDAAVRETREEVGLSLAQQDYVVRLDDHHGVRIPVCVSCFVFSIADNAAELEKNYEVSKAFWVPLRSLQDPEKHHLATVSWHGKSIAVPGIDLGGELPVLWGLTYRFIRHFFTVIGEPLSDCPQGTML
- a CDS encoding CheR family methyltransferase, encoding MELTQRDFQRLSLFIYQKLGIKISDSKRTMLQGRLGKRLRALKLSCVEDYCEYLFSPQGEQMEHVHLFDVVTTNKTDFFRESGHFDYLTSQVLSSWQAGHRHGRRFRIWSAGCSTGEEPYTMAMVLNDYAQQHPGFDFEIIATDISTRVLDHARTAVYHKERIAPVAEQLRKRYLLKHKDSGNELVRISPDLRKKVRFGRLNFMDSTFQLPDKVDVIFCRNVIIYFDKTTQEKLVGKFCHHLKDDGFLFLGHSESLHGFSVPLHQVAPTVYRLI